One window of Saprospiraceae bacterium genomic DNA carries:
- a CDS encoding HlyC/CorC family transporter, with the protein MTFILIIIFLLITALFAGAEIAFITANKLAVEIRRSRGSGSGSILARFFEHPDDFIATILVGINISIVVLSYLITDFLAAPIGLVSESPGIRIFLNTVLVTLIILILGEFIPKAFFRLYSNRFLQVTAYPLLFFYWLLYIPAKLLSGIAGFVIRKILKQEDSKSRPRFSLIDLENYLHGPIKVSEDDVDTDIFKNALNLRQIRVIECMVPRTEMVYVDVNDPLEELVKAFTDSNLSRIIVVDGDIDNVMGYIHHQQLFKNPIDIRSIVMDMPFVPETQNVYDLMLRMNKLRLSIACVVDEFGGTSGIITLEDILEEIFGEIEDEHDQEEFIEQQINEREYLFSGRLELQYLENEFDIKLPEGEYHTLSGYLVTTTGSIPTQGTEIESDGYKFIFEMVSDTKIEMVRMIRLD; encoded by the coding sequence ATGACTTTCATTTTAATCATTATCTTCTTATTAATCACAGCTTTGTTTGCAGGTGCTGAAATTGCATTTATTACCGCCAACAAATTAGCTGTTGAAATCAGAAGAAGCAGAGGCAGTGGATCCGGTTCAATATTGGCCCGTTTTTTTGAACATCCGGATGATTTTATTGCAACGATTTTAGTTGGAATAAATATTTCAATTGTTGTTTTAAGTTATTTGATAACTGATTTTTTGGCAGCTCCCATTGGATTAGTTTCTGAAAGTCCGGGTATCAGAATTTTCTTAAATACTGTTTTGGTTACATTAATTATATTAATCCTGGGAGAATTTATACCTAAAGCATTTTTTAGATTATACTCCAATCGGTTCCTCCAGGTCACTGCGTATCCTTTGTTGTTTTTTTATTGGTTGTTATACATCCCAGCCAAATTGCTTTCCGGAATTGCAGGCTTTGTAATTCGCAAAATTCTAAAACAGGAAGATTCAAAATCCAGACCTCGCTTTAGTTTAATAGACTTAGAAAATTATTTGCACGGACCCATTAAAGTTTCTGAAGATGATGTCGACACCGATATTTTTAAAAATGCACTCAACCTTCGACAGATTCGGGTAATTGAATGCATGGTGCCTCGCACAGAAATGGTTTATGTCGATGTCAACGATCCACTCGAAGAGTTGGTAAAAGCATTTACAGATTCTAATTTATCCCGCATCATTGTAGTTGATGGAGATATTGATAATGTGATGGGTTACATTCATCATCAACAGCTTTTTAAAAATCCAATAGATATCCGTTCCATTGTAATGGATATGCCATTCGTTCCTGAAACCCAGAATGTTTATGATTTGATGTTGCGAATGAATAAACTTCGCCTATCGATTGCATGTGTAGTAGATGAATTCGGAGGAACTTCCGGAATTATTACCCTGGAGGATATTCTGGAAGAAATATTCGGAGAAATTGAAGACGAACACGATCAGGAAGAATTTATAGAACAGCAAATCAACGAACGCGAATACCTGTTTTCCGGCCGACTGGAATTGCAGTATCTGGAAAATGAATTCGATATCAAATTACCGGAAGGGGAGTATCATACTTTAAGTGGTTATCTTGTAACAACTACGGGATCCATCCCAACTCAAGGTACTGAAATCGAATCCGATGGCTATAAATTTATATTTGAAATGGTCAGCGATACCAAAATTGAAATGGTCCGAATGATCCGCTTGGATTAG
- the lptC gene encoding LPS export ABC transporter periplasmic protein LptC: MNHPVAFSILLFCLLISCTEEQKIYSDSDASKLINRELLKDVHIIYSDSAKIELRIVAPEMIRYTESSMEKEEFPKGLQAFIYDDQNQLVNTLASKYAIRVRSEGKTYLRDSVVFSSVNQEVLKTSELIWNESLGKISTDKFVRIIRKEELIQGYGFETDQHFRKGTIKAIDAIIPANKLYKEELP; the protein is encoded by the coding sequence ATGAATCATCCAGTTGCATTTAGTATATTATTGTTTTGTTTGTTGATTTCTTGTACGGAAGAACAGAAAATTTATTCTGATTCAGATGCATCCAAATTAATCAATCGGGAACTATTAAAAGATGTACATATTATTTATAGCGATTCTGCAAAAATCGAGTTGCGGATCGTAGCTCCGGAAATGATTCGCTACACAGAATCTTCAATGGAAAAAGAAGAATTTCCAAAAGGCTTACAAGCATTTATTTATGATGATCAAAATCAACTGGTAAATACACTGGCATCCAAATATGCCATTCGGGTGCGGAGTGAGGGAAAAACCTATTTACGGGACAGTGTTGTTTTTTCAAGTGTGAATCAGGAAGTTTTAAAAACTTCTGAATTGATTTGGAATGAATCTTTGGGTAAAATTAGTACAGATAAATTTGTGCGGATCATCCGAAAAGAAGAATTGATCCAGGGGTATGGCTTTGAAACAGATCAACATTTCAGGAAGGGTACAATCAAGGCCATTGACGCAATAATTCCTGCCAATAAACTCTACAAAGAAGAGCTTCCCTGA